One window of the Zea mays cultivar B73 chromosome 3, Zm-B73-REFERENCE-NAM-5.0, whole genome shotgun sequence genome contains the following:
- the LOC103649684 gene encoding NADH-cytochrome b5 reductase-like protein: MAALLLRRLAGTHRGRVPLGAAAAAACGGATLFYASSSPTVAHLEETGKAAEQVALNPDKWLEFKLQEKATVSHNSQLFRFSFDPSTKLGLDVASCLITRAPIGEEAEGRRKYVIRPYTPISDPDSKGYFDLLIKVYPDGKMSQYFASLKPGDVVEVKGPIEKLRYNPNMKKQIGMIAGGSGITPMLQVVRAILKNPNDNTQVSLIYANVSPDDILLKRELDRLASSYPNFKVFYTVDKPSTDWRGGVGFVSKDMVLKGLPGPAEDSLILVCGPPGMMNHISGDKAKDRSQGELSGVLKDLGYTAEMVYKF; the protein is encoded by the exons ATGGCGGCGCTGCTGCTCCGTAGACTCGCCGGAACCCACCGCGGCCGCGTCCCGCtgggggccgccgccgccgccgcctgcggTGGAGCGACGCTCTTCTACGCGTCGTCTTCCCCCACCGTT GCGCACTTGGAGGAGACGGGCAAAGCCGCTGAGCAAGTTG CACTTAACCCTGATAAGTGGCTAGAGTTCAAGCTCCAAGAGAAGGCAACAGTCAGTCACAACTCACAGTTATTCAG GTTTTCATTTGATCCATCAACTAAACTGGGACTTGATGTTGCCTCGTGCCTCATCACAAG GGCACCTATAGGCGAGGAAGCTGAGGGAAGAAGGAAATATGTTATTCGCCC GTACACACCTATCTCTGATCCAGACTCTAAAGGATATTTTGACCTACTGATCAAG GTTTACCCTGATGGAAAAATGAGTCAGTATTTTGCAAGTTTGAAGCCAGGAGATGTTGTTGAAGTCAAAGG GCCCATTGAAAAGCTCAGATACAACCCGAACATGAAAAAACAAATTGGGATG ATCGCTGGTGGTTCTGGTATAACACCAATGCTGCAGGTTGTCAGGGCTATCCTCAAAAACCCTAATGACAACACTCAG GTCTCCTTAATTTACGCCAATGTGTCACCAGATGATATATTGCTCAAAAGAGAACTGGATAGACTTGCCAGTAGCTATCCTAACTTCAAG GTATTTTATACAGTTGATAAACCGTCAACTGACTGGAGGGGTGGTGTTGGTTTTGTATCAAAGGACATGGTTTTGAAAGGTTTGCCAGGCCCAGCGGAGGACTCTCTGATTCTT GTTTGTGGTCCACCAGGAATGATGAATCACATATCTGGAGACAAGGCCAAGGATAGATCACAGGGCGAG CTCTCTGGCGTTCTGAAAGACTTAGGATACACCGCAGAGATGGTATACAAATTCTGA
- the LOC100278668 gene encoding MAPK kinase substrate protein At1g80180-like gives MAGLQRSSQTFRRSGSSGLVWDERLTSQDDDQSGPEDADAATDLKELRHSRSVGSVGLQPQPQPQPQRRRSDDSGQGFRTRRVAPALDPPSPKVPGCIFCGIFRKAGASEPKSKPRRY, from the coding sequence ATGGCAGGGCTGCAGAGATCGTCACAGACATTCAGGAGGTCCGGCTCATCAGGCTTGGTCTGGGACGAGAGGCTCACGTCCCAGGACGACGACCAGAGCGGGCCAGAGGACGCGGACGCAGCCACGGATTTAAAGGAGCTGAGGCACTCCCGCAGCGTTGGCTCCGTTGGGCtgcagccgcagccgcagccgcagccgcagcgCCGGCGCAGCGACGACAGCGGCCAGGGCTTCCGTACTCGGCGTGTGGCCCCAGCCCTGGACCCGCCTTCGCCCAAGGTTCCTGGCTGCATCTTCTGCGGAATTTTCAGGAAGGCGGGAGCATCAGAGCCAAAATCTAAACCCAGAAGGTACTAA